In one Pseudomonas purpurea genomic region, the following are encoded:
- the thrC gene encoding threonine synthase — protein MRYISTRGQAPALNFEDVLLAGLASDGGLYVPENLPRFTQEEIASWAGLPYHELAFRVMRPFVTGSIPDADFKKILEETYGVFSHNAVAPLRQLNGNEWVLELFHGPTLAFKDFALQLLGRLLDYVLAKRGERVVIVGATSGDTGSAAIEGCKHCDNVDIFILHPHNRVSEVQRRQMTTIFGENIHNIAIEGNFDDCQEMVKASFADQSFLKGTRLVAVNSINWARIMAQIVYYFHASLQLGGPARSVSFSVPTGNFGDIFAGYLARNMGLPINQLIVATNRNDILHRFMSGNQYVKETLHATLSPSMDIMVSSNFERLLFDLHGRNGAAIAGLMDTFKQGGGFSVEEERWTEARKLFDSLAVDDAQTCETIAEVFAQTGELLDPHTAIGVKAARECRRSLDIPMVILGTAHPVKFPEAVEKAGVGKALELPAHLSDLFERDERCTVLPNDLKAVQAFVSQHGNRGKPL, from the coding sequence ATGCGTTATATCAGTACCCGCGGCCAGGCACCGGCCCTGAATTTCGAAGACGTTCTGCTGGCCGGTCTGGCCAGCGACGGTGGCCTGTACGTGCCGGAAAACCTGCCGCGTTTCACCCAGGAAGAGATCGCGTCCTGGGCCGGCCTGCCGTACCACGAGCTGGCCTTCCGGGTGATGCGCCCGTTCGTCACCGGCAGCATCCCGGACGCCGATTTCAAAAAGATTCTGGAAGAAACGTACGGTGTGTTTTCCCACAACGCCGTGGCGCCGCTGCGTCAGCTCAACGGCAACGAGTGGGTGCTGGAGCTGTTCCACGGCCCGACCCTGGCGTTCAAGGACTTTGCCCTGCAACTGCTCGGTCGTTTGCTCGACTACGTGCTGGCAAAACGCGGCGAGCGCGTGGTCATCGTGGGTGCAACGTCCGGTGATACCGGTTCGGCGGCGATCGAAGGCTGCAAGCACTGCGACAACGTCGACATCTTCATCCTGCACCCGCATAACCGTGTGTCCGAAGTTCAGCGCCGGCAGATGACCACCATTTTCGGTGAGAACATCCATAACATCGCCATCGAAGGCAACTTCGATGACTGCCAGGAAATGGTCAAGGCGAGTTTCGCCGACCAGAGCTTCCTCAAGGGCACGCGCCTGGTGGCGGTGAACTCGATCAACTGGGCGCGGATCATGGCCCAGATCGTTTACTACTTCCACGCATCCCTGCAATTGGGCGGCCCGGCGCGTTCGGTGTCGTTCTCGGTGCCAACCGGTAACTTCGGCGACATCTTCGCCGGTTACCTGGCCCGCAACATGGGCCTGCCGATCAACCAGTTGATCGTCGCCACCAACCGTAACGACATCCTGCACCGCTTCATGAGCGGCAATCAGTACGTCAAGGAAACCCTGCACGCGACCCTGTCGCCGTCGATGGACATCATGGTCTCGTCGAACTTCGAACGCCTGCTGTTCGACCTGCATGGTCGCAACGGCGCAGCCATTGCCGGTTTGATGGACACCTTCAAACAGGGCGGCGGTTTCAGCGTTGAAGAAGAGCGCTGGACCGAAGCGCGCAAGCTGTTCGATTCGCTGGCGGTGGATGACGCGCAAACGTGCGAGACCATTGCTGAAGTCTTCGCCCAAACCGGCGAGTTGCTCGATCCGCACACTGCCATCGGCGTCAAGGCTGCGCGTGAGTGCCGTCGCAGCCTGGATATTCCGATGGTGATTCTGGGAACGGCCCACCCGGTCAAATTCCCTGAAGCCGTGGAAAAAGCAGGCGTAGGAAAAGCGCTGGAACTGCCTGCCCATCTTTCTGATTTGTTTGAGCGAGATGAGCGCTGCACCGTTTTGCCGAATGACCTGAAAGCCGTGCAGGCCTTTGTCAGTCAGCATGGCAACCGCGGCAAGCCACTCTGA
- a CDS encoding transporter substrate-binding domain-containing protein, whose protein sequence is MRYFRGIKTVLSAMVLTSALGVGQWGLAAQLASHGAGTSMPVEPLKLDAGERQWIAEHPRIVVASQQFPLYLFKDEQGRWSGLNQDILERIARMTGLQFVHEESFSTAQLLGLLESGKADMSTTLAASEERKAFLDFSHAFGGSGWVFVVRESAPTLHSMDQLAGKVLALPARHALEAGIRRDHPHIQLRTVQTYAEARALVESGEADATVENESGARVYPAGQLKVGPSIDGMWEPDHLALSKHSPLLLSILNKALEAFPPTEMRAIRSKWLAGLTVNQAPSLWQRLSEWACWGVFIASVFALISLLWNRRLKAQVTQRVEVQRRLDDELSFQRTLMDALPDPMFVRDMSGRLMLCNKRYEELFSTRFDQIQGTLLTEAGIFPDATAELLQAELMDQLSTRRNRFLDRQLTFNNGPRQVYQWTVPFYAANGQLRGVLGGWIDTGARQRDGAQRDLSAGTGAAQF, encoded by the coding sequence ATGCGGTATTTCAGAGGGATAAAAACGGTCTTGAGTGCGATGGTGCTGACGAGTGCCCTGGGCGTCGGCCAGTGGGGGCTGGCGGCGCAGTTGGCGTCTCACGGTGCCGGTACGTCGATGCCGGTGGAACCACTCAAACTCGATGCCGGGGAGCGGCAATGGATAGCGGAGCATCCGCGGATCGTCGTCGCCTCCCAGCAGTTTCCGTTGTATCTGTTCAAGGACGAACAGGGCCGATGGAGCGGTTTGAACCAGGACATTCTTGAGCGCATAGCGCGCATGACCGGGTTGCAGTTCGTGCACGAAGAGTCCTTTTCCACTGCCCAGTTGCTGGGGTTGCTCGAAAGTGGCAAGGCCGACATGAGCACAACCCTGGCCGCCAGCGAGGAGCGCAAGGCGTTTCTGGACTTCAGCCATGCCTTCGGCGGGTCCGGCTGGGTGTTTGTGGTGCGCGAATCCGCCCCGACGCTGCACTCGATGGATCAACTGGCCGGTAAAGTGTTGGCGCTGCCGGCCAGGCATGCCCTGGAGGCCGGCATCCGTCGCGACCATCCCCATATTCAATTGCGTACCGTGCAGACATACGCCGAGGCCAGGGCACTGGTCGAAAGCGGCGAGGCCGACGCGACAGTCGAAAACGAGAGTGGTGCACGCGTCTATCCCGCAGGCCAGCTCAAGGTCGGGCCGAGTATTGATGGCATGTGGGAGCCCGATCATCTGGCGCTGAGTAAACACAGCCCGCTGTTACTGAGCATTCTGAACAAGGCCCTTGAGGCGTTTCCACCGACCGAGATGCGGGCCATCCGCTCAAAATGGCTCGCGGGTCTGACGGTCAATCAGGCCCCGTCGCTCTGGCAGCGGCTTTCCGAATGGGCGTGTTGGGGCGTGTTTATTGCCAGTGTTTTCGCGTTGATCTCCTTGCTCTGGAACCGCCGACTGAAGGCACAGGTTACGCAGCGAGTCGAGGTCCAGCGGCGTCTCGATGATGAATTGAGTTTTCAGCGAACCTTGATGGATGCCTTGCCTGACCCGATGTTCGTGCGTGACATGAGTGGCCGGCTGATGCTGTGCAACAAGCGTTACGAAGAGCTGTTTTCAACCCGATTCGACCAGATCCAGGGCACCCTGCTGACCGAGGCCGGTATTTTTCCCGACGCAACGGCCGAGCTGTTGCAAGCCGAACTCATGGATCAGCTCAGCACTCGCAGAAACAGGTTTCTGGATCGGCAATTGACGTTCAATAACGGGCCCCGGCAGGTCTATCAATGGACTGTGCCTTTCTATGCCGCCAATGGTCAGTTGCGTGGTGTATTGGGCGGCTGGATCGATACTGGCGCCCGCCAACGGGACGGTGCGCAACGGGATCTGTCTGCCGGGACGGGTGCGGCGCAGTTTTAA
- a CDS encoding response regulator yields the protein MRSLKVLILEPNPFQLMALHQMLNAVGIYDVLAAHSLSAARRSLGRRGMVDIAICDPQLKGGDGLALLTHLTEHVEAQALILIGDVAASVLQDVTAMTSRSPVRLLGHLRKPISAVLMRDLLDNYQLGQSGKVPMPRSAVDV from the coding sequence ATGCGCTCGCTGAAAGTACTGATTCTTGAACCCAATCCCTTCCAGTTGATGGCGTTGCACCAGATGCTCAACGCGGTCGGCATCTACGATGTTCTGGCCGCCCATTCACTCAGCGCTGCGCGGCGTTCGCTGGGCCGCAGAGGAATGGTCGATATCGCCATTTGCGACCCGCAGCTCAAGGGCGGTGATGGCCTGGCGTTGTTGACGCACCTGACAGAGCACGTCGAGGCGCAGGCGCTGATTCTGATCGGTGACGTGGCCGCCAGCGTGCTGCAGGACGTAACCGCCATGACCTCCCGCAGTCCGGTGAGGCTGCTGGGGCATCTGCGCAAACCCATTTCAGCGGTATTGATGCGCGACCTGCTGGATAACTATCAATTGGGCCAGTCGGGCAAGGTGCCCATGCCTCGCAGTGCGGTGGACGTCTAG
- a CDS encoding DUF3509 domain-containing protein produces MESISLLLGEALSPYRVSLTPSGAHGECLVTLQSTNGVIVVKREINQAQLTDKRLLTDVVDGLHRDVLIAEGRLEPCVIAALRNAAQDRRLVSRN; encoded by the coding sequence ATGGAAAGTATCAGCCTGTTGCTGGGTGAAGCGTTGAGCCCCTATCGGGTCTCGCTGACCCCGTCGGGTGCCCATGGTGAGTGCCTGGTGACCCTGCAAAGCACGAATGGCGTAATTGTGGTCAAGCGGGAGATCAATCAGGCCCAGTTGACCGACAAGCGTCTGTTGACGGACGTGGTCGATGGTTTGCACCGCGATGTCTTGATTGCCGAGGGACGGTTGGAGCCTTGCGTGATCGCGGCTTTGCGCAACGCGGCACAAGACAGGCGTCTCGTCAGCCGAAATTGA
- a CDS encoding TIGR02285 family protein, protein MTRGRSRNCVKAGLSKLKGLPALDLLLAVTGHSTHHRRRGRMQRALGFCMLLAALAVPSMAQAKETLIWLLRDLPPLTIFEGPQQNQGAIDQLLPLLIASMPEYEHSIVRVNRARGLQMLREPSFTCDPALLWSSERAKQIVFSIPAFRIISNGLAVRDQDQPALAPFIADGQVDLAALLASRSKKLGIVAERSYGKTIDKMLTVAPGNTITAHYGNEALSSLMQMQRLGRISALLGYWPEIRYQAQLQGIPANELIFYPIKGIERYQSGYIGCSDTAQGRQAITQINQALRPLRDSRLMTLYSHWLDPASRDDYMMDARAFFQSPAAQ, encoded by the coding sequence ATGACGCGGGGCAGATCGCGCAACTGCGTGAAGGCGGGGCTATCTAAACTGAAAGGGCTGCCAGCGCTCGACCTTCTTCTGGCCGTAACCGGCCATTCGACACACCATCGGCGACGCGGGCGAATGCAGCGTGCGCTGGGGTTTTGCATGCTGCTGGCCGCGCTGGCGGTACCGTCCATGGCACAGGCCAAAGAGACGTTGATCTGGTTGCTGCGCGACTTGCCTCCGCTGACGATTTTCGAAGGCCCGCAGCAGAATCAGGGCGCCATCGATCAGTTGCTGCCGCTGTTGATCGCCAGCATGCCCGAGTACGAACACAGCATCGTGCGGGTCAACCGCGCACGTGGCCTGCAAATGCTCCGCGAGCCCAGCTTCACCTGTGACCCGGCACTGCTCTGGAGTTCGGAACGGGCAAAACAGATCGTGTTTTCAATTCCGGCCTTTCGCATTATCAGCAACGGCCTGGCGGTCAGGGACCAGGACCAGCCGGCGCTGGCACCCTTCATCGCCGACGGTCAGGTCGACCTGGCCGCACTGCTGGCCAGTCGCAGCAAAAAGCTGGGCATCGTGGCCGAGCGCAGCTATGGAAAGACGATCGATAAGATGCTGACCGTCGCGCCGGGCAACACCATAACGGCGCATTACGGCAACGAGGCGCTCAGCAGCCTGATGCAAATGCAACGGTTGGGACGGATATCGGCCCTGCTGGGTTATTGGCCGGAAATCCGCTATCAGGCCCAGTTGCAAGGCATACCCGCCAACGAGCTGATCTTCTACCCGATCAAAGGTATCGAGCGCTATCAGTCGGGGTACATCGGCTGTTCCGACACCGCACAAGGCCGGCAGGCCATCACCCAAATCAACCAGGCATTGCGCCCGCTGCGCGATAGCCGCTTGATGACGCTCTACAGCCACTGGCTCGACCCCGCGAGCCGCGACGACTACATGATGGATGCCAGAGCGTTTTTCCAAAGCCCTGCCGCGCAATGA
- a CDS encoding CaiB/BaiF CoA-transferase family protein — translation MNSLSKPLAGLKVIELGTLIAGPFASRICAEFGADVIKIESPDGGDPLRKWRKLYEGTSLWWFVQARNKKSLTLNLKHPDGLAILKQLLADADILIENFRPGVLEKLGLGWDVLHALNPKLVMVRLSGFGQTGPMKDQPGFGAVGESMGGLRYITGFEDRPPVRTGISIGDSIAALWGVIGALMALRHREVNGGQGQVVDVALYEAIFAMMESMVPEFDVFGFIRERTGNIMPGITPSSIHTSVDGKHVQIGANGDAIFKRFMQTIGRDDLADDPQLASNDGRDSRRDELYGVIDRWVSSLPLESVIEQLNQAEVPASRIFSAEDMFSDPQYLAREMFLHAKLPDGKDFKMPGIVPKLSETPGSSEWVGPTLGEHTTQVLNDLGYDAGQIAQLREGGAI, via the coding sequence ATGAACAGCCTCAGCAAACCCCTCGCCGGATTGAAAGTCATCGAACTTGGCACCTTGATCGCCGGGCCGTTTGCCTCGCGCATCTGTGCCGAGTTCGGCGCCGACGTGATCAAGATCGAGTCCCCGGATGGCGGTGATCCGCTGCGCAAATGGCGCAAGCTGTATGAGGGCACTTCGCTGTGGTGGTTCGTTCAGGCGCGCAACAAGAAATCCCTGACGCTGAACCTCAAGCACCCCGATGGCCTGGCGATCCTCAAACAGTTGCTGGCGGACGCCGACATCCTGATCGAAAACTTCCGCCCCGGCGTGCTGGAAAAACTCGGCCTGGGCTGGGACGTGCTGCATGCCCTGAACCCGAAACTGGTGATGGTGCGGCTTTCGGGGTTCGGCCAGACCGGGCCGATGAAGGATCAACCGGGCTTCGGCGCCGTCGGCGAATCCATGGGGGGCTTACGCTACATCACCGGTTTCGAGGACCGCCCGCCGGTGCGCACCGGGATTTCCATCGGTGACTCGATTGCCGCGCTGTGGGGCGTGATCGGTGCGTTGATGGCCCTGCGACACCGCGAAGTGAACGGCGGCCAGGGGCAAGTGGTGGACGTGGCGTTGTATGAGGCGATCTTCGCCATGATGGAAAGCATGGTCCCGGAGTTCGATGTGTTCGGCTTCATTCGCGAGCGCACCGGCAACATCATGCCCGGCATCACGCCCTCCTCCATCCACACCAGCGTCGACGGCAAACATGTACAGATCGGCGCCAATGGCGATGCGATCTTCAAGCGCTTCATGCAGACCATTGGCCGCGATGACCTGGCCGATGATCCGCAACTGGCCAGCAACGATGGCCGCGACAGCCGCCGCGATGAACTCTACGGGGTGATCGATCGCTGGGTCAGCTCACTGCCGCTGGAATCGGTGATCGAGCAGTTGAATCAGGCCGAAGTGCCGGCCAGCCGGATCTTCAGTGCCGAGGATATGTTCAGCGATCCGCAGTACCTGGCGAGGGAGATGTTCCTGCACGCCAAACTGCCCGATGGCAAAGACTTCAAGATGCCGGGGATCGTGCCGAAACTCTCAGAGACACCCGGCAGCTCCGAATGGGTCGGGCCGACATTGGGTGAACACACGACGCAGGTACTCAACGATCTTGGCTATGACGCGGGGCAGATCGCGCAACTGCGTGAAGGCGGGGCTATCTAA
- a CDS encoding flotillin family protein, whose amino-acid sequence MDLPSLLPILLGLGLVVLVVAGLLALFKAFYIKVPQGTALIVNDMSSTPKVHFTGALVYPVIHLKEFMRISLITLEVDRRAKDGLICRDNMRADITVAFYLRVNETQEDVLKVAKAIGVDRASDRAAVNELFNAKFSEALKTVGKQFDFVQLFENRQEFRDRIIEMIGNDLNGYVLEDVAIDYLEQTAKSSLDPSNILDAQGIRKITELTAMQNVITNELERNQELAIQKKNVETREAALSLERQQADAEARQKREIETIRAREEAETSKVKEEERLKSEQARIQTQQEIDVRTENHQREVEVAQQNRQRAVVIEVEKVTRAKDLEIVSREREVELQRIEKEKALEEQRKNIATVVRERVAVEKTVAQEEERIKEVREVSEADRVKQVIIIQAQAEAEQELVRQVKQAEADETCSKHKAVEINNIAQAELEAAAKQADAQKRRAEGLEAERAAPGLADARVLEVTTAAREKEGMAEARVRAEQLIAEARGEQEKGLADARVLEAQAIAKEKDGMAEAKVMEEKLGAQARGEELLGAAKAKSTKDLGMAEAQILLERLNAEAEGLGKKFAALDALSDSARQHEEFRMQLEKNFDETMASIAANKEIAKEQSVVLAAAMSKAKIEIVGGEGDFFNSFAKSLSVGKAIEGVVGKSPVVQDVLARLLNGKAPVGVAVSERKADVEAPVTQA is encoded by the coding sequence ATGGATTTACCGTCGCTGTTGCCCATCCTGCTCGGCCTGGGCCTTGTCGTTCTCGTGGTCGCCGGGTTGCTGGCTCTGTTCAAGGCCTTCTACATCAAGGTCCCGCAGGGCACCGCGCTGATCGTCAACGACATGTCCTCGACGCCCAAGGTGCATTTCACCGGAGCCCTGGTGTACCCGGTGATCCACCTCAAGGAGTTCATGCGAATCTCCCTGATTACCCTGGAAGTCGACCGCCGTGCCAAGGACGGTTTGATCTGCCGCGACAACATGCGCGCCGACATCACCGTGGCGTTCTACCTGCGCGTCAATGAAACCCAGGAAGACGTCCTCAAGGTGGCCAAGGCCATTGGTGTCGACCGGGCTTCGGACCGCGCCGCCGTGAATGAATTGTTCAACGCCAAGTTCTCCGAAGCGCTGAAGACCGTCGGCAAGCAGTTCGACTTCGTGCAGTTGTTCGAGAACCGTCAGGAGTTCCGTGACCGCATCATCGAAATGATCGGCAACGACCTGAACGGCTATGTGCTCGAAGACGTGGCCATCGACTACCTGGAGCAAACCGCCAAGAGTTCGCTGGACCCAAGCAACATTCTCGATGCCCAAGGTATCCGCAAGATCACCGAACTGACCGCGATGCAGAACGTGATCACCAACGAACTGGAGCGCAACCAGGAACTGGCGATCCAGAAGAAGAACGTCGAAACCCGTGAGGCCGCGCTGTCGCTGGAACGCCAGCAGGCAGACGCCGAAGCCCGGCAGAAGCGTGAGATCGAAACCATCCGCGCCCGCGAAGAAGCCGAGACGTCCAAGGTCAAGGAAGAAGAGCGCCTGAAGTCCGAGCAGGCGCGTATTCAGACCCAGCAGGAAATCGACGTTCGCACCGAGAACCATCAGCGCGAAGTCGAAGTGGCGCAGCAGAACCGCCAGCGTGCGGTGGTGATCGAAGTCGAGAAAGTCACCCGCGCCAAGGACCTGGAAATCGTCTCGCGCGAGCGTGAAGTCGAACTGCAACGCATCGAGAAGGAAAAGGCGCTGGAAGAGCAGCGCAAGAACATCGCGACGGTGGTTCGCGAGCGCGTGGCGGTCGAGAAGACCGTGGCTCAGGAAGAGGAGCGTATCAAGGAAGTGCGTGAAGTCTCCGAGGCTGACCGCGTGAAGCAGGTCATCATCATCCAGGCGCAAGCCGAAGCCGAGCAGGAACTGGTGCGTCAGGTCAAACAGGCTGAAGCCGACGAAACCTGTTCCAAGCACAAGGCTGTGGAGATCAACAACATCGCCCAGGCTGAACTGGAAGCTGCCGCCAAACAGGCCGACGCGCAGAAACGTCGGGCCGAAGGTCTGGAAGCCGAGCGCGCAGCGCCGGGTCTGGCGGATGCGCGGGTGCTGGAAGTGACCACCGCCGCCCGGGAAAAAGAAGGCATGGCCGAGGCACGCGTGCGTGCCGAGCAACTGATTGCCGAGGCCCGTGGCGAGCAGGAAAAAGGCCTGGCCGATGCTCGCGTGCTGGAAGCGCAAGCCATCGCCAAGGAAAAGGATGGCATGGCCGAAGCCAAGGTCATGGAAGAAAAACTCGGTGCACAGGCTCGCGGCGAAGAGTTGCTCGGCGCCGCCAAGGCCAAGTCCACCAAGGACCTGGGCATGGCCGAAGCGCAGATTCTGCTGGAACGCCTGAACGCCGAAGCCGAAGGCCTGGGCAAGAAGTTTGCGGCCCTGGATGCCCTCAGCGACAGCGCTCGCCAGCACGAAGAGTTCCGCATGCAACTGGAGAAAAACTTCGACGAAACCATGGCCTCCATCGCGGCCAACAAAGAGATCGCCAAGGAGCAATCGGTGGTGCTGGCCGCCGCCATGAGCAAGGCGAAGATCGAGATCGTCGGTGGCGAAGGCGACTTCTTCAATTCGTTCGCCAAATCGCTGTCGGTCGGCAAGGCCATCGAAGGCGTGGTCGGCAAGAGCCCGGTCGTGCAGGACGTGCTGGCGCGTTTGCTCAACGGCAAGGCGCCTGTTGGTGTGGCCGTGTCGGAGCGCAAGGCTGACGTCGAAGCGCCTGTCACCCAGGCGTGA